Proteins co-encoded in one Moritella sp. F3 genomic window:
- a CDS encoding LysR family transcriptional regulator, whose protein sequence is MNESNIAKVDFNLLKSLQALLAEQHVGRAAKKMNVSQSAMSHTLTRLRDTFDDPLFIRHAKGLEPTARALELADKLDFILSEIDGLFAPPSLKLAQIHARFRIQTHDFIVAAYLANAIRTINAEAPHVIMDIQMMSQTGDDELDAGKLDMIIGAGVKAKPRFMQKRLTDEAVVCLLDKDNPVLHTWNAESVFQCAHIKSSLLDEQHDSVSQFGITAGMPERKIGLYAETLNLQLALLANTQLISFLPQSMAVQGQMLYGLAVKTCPFPLPKVTIRGVWHERHQNDLLHKWVRDKISDAFVSE, encoded by the coding sequence ATGAATGAAAGTAATATTGCTAAAGTAGACTTTAACTTACTGAAATCATTGCAAGCGTTATTAGCAGAACAGCATGTAGGGCGCGCGGCCAAGAAAATGAACGTGAGTCAGTCTGCAATGAGTCATACCCTTACTCGCCTTAGAGATACGTTTGATGATCCACTTTTTATTCGCCACGCTAAAGGATTAGAACCTACTGCTCGGGCGCTTGAACTGGCCGATAAACTTGATTTCATTCTAAGTGAGATTGATGGATTGTTCGCACCACCGTCGTTAAAACTCGCACAAATCCATGCCCGTTTTCGTATTCAAACCCATGATTTTATTGTCGCAGCATACCTTGCTAACGCTATCCGAACGATTAATGCAGAAGCGCCTCATGTGATCATGGACATACAGATGATGAGTCAGACAGGTGATGATGAGCTTGACGCTGGTAAACTTGATATGATCATCGGCGCAGGCGTAAAAGCTAAGCCTCGTTTTATGCAAAAGCGCCTAACGGATGAGGCGGTTGTTTGCTTACTCGATAAGGATAATCCGGTATTGCATACCTGGAATGCGGAATCAGTCTTCCAATGCGCGCACATTAAGTCGAGTTTATTGGATGAGCAACATGACTCTGTTAGCCAGTTCGGGATTACAGCGGGTATGCCAGAGCGTAAAATCGGTTTGTATGCTGAAACGCTTAATCTACAACTCGCGTTATTAGCGAATACGCAGCTAATTTCCTTCCTACCGCAATCAATGGCAGTGCAAGGACAAATGCTATATGGACTTGCTGTAAAGACGTGTCCGTTTCCTCTCCCTAAAGTAACGATTCGAGGCGTATGGCATGAAAGGCACCAAAACGATTTGCTGCATAAGTGGGTAAGGGACAAGATCAGTGATGCATTTGTGAGTGAATGA
- a CDS encoding DoxX family protein, with amino-acid sequence MNTFVTVIIALLSAFFLFAGSIKLFAWQKMIFTKQLEFFQSYGLNRQIMALVGIVELFGATSIWFQSSELGLLGAAALLATSLGAIFFHLRFDTWKDGIPAIVTLTLSSLVIYF; translated from the coding sequence ATGAATACCTTTGTTACTGTCATTATTGCATTACTTTCAGCCTTCTTCTTATTCGCAGGTTCGATCAAATTATTCGCTTGGCAAAAAATGATCTTTACCAAGCAGTTAGAATTCTTTCAATCATATGGCCTGAACCGTCAGATAATGGCGCTAGTGGGTATTGTTGAGCTATTTGGTGCAACCAGCATATGGTTTCAAAGCAGTGAATTAGGTTTACTTGGTGCCGCGGCGTTATTGGCCACATCCTTAGGTGCCATCTTTTTCCACTTACGTTTTGATACGTGGAAAGACGGTATTCCAGCCATAGTGACATTGACGCTATCCAGCCTCGTTATTTACTTTTAA
- a CDS encoding SDR family NAD(P)-dependent oxidoreductase, whose amino-acid sequence MNNIKTATVAACFSVTAKIIIHNLIESGTKVVAFGRKGDDVRAKKMEDKYPGMLTVLLGDLADETESKALTAKAVGILGNIEAHYHCTGIFTWRYWKDIEVKEVEDIFSANFMTAFVFGREIFNAMALSGGGSIMFVSARDTVRNIPAGFGPYMASKLALNGLVESMAAEGSQHNININAILPTIVNTQVNRDAMPDADHSTWVDPAEMAELMIELTQPTKTNLSGSLIAFNGKMH is encoded by the coding sequence ATGAATAATATTAAAACAGCGACTGTCGCAGCATGCTTTTCAGTTACCGCAAAAATAATCATCCATAATCTTATCGAATCAGGTACCAAGGTTGTCGCATTTGGCCGTAAAGGTGATGACGTTCGCGCTAAAAAAATGGAAGATAAATACCCAGGCATGCTCACCGTGCTACTTGGTGATCTTGCAGATGAAACAGAAAGCAAAGCGCTGACTGCCAAGGCTGTCGGTATTCTAGGTAACATTGAAGCCCACTACCATTGCACCGGTATTTTCACGTGGAGATATTGGAAAGACATCGAAGTAAAGGAGGTCGAAGACATATTCAGCGCTAACTTTATGACTGCGTTTGTATTTGGTCGTGAAATTTTTAATGCCATGGCACTCAGCGGTGGCGGCTCTATCATGTTCGTTTCCGCTCGCGATACTGTGCGTAATATCCCTGCAGGTTTTGGTCCTTACATGGCATCAAAGCTGGCGTTAAACGGACTTGTCGAAAGTATGGCAGCCGAAGGTTCACAACATAATATTAATATCAACGCGATACTGCCAACGATAGTGAATACTCAGGTTAATCGTGATGCGATGCCTGATGCTGATCACAGCACTTGGGTTGATCCAGCTGAAATGGCCGAGTTAATGATTGAACTGACTCAGCCAACGAAAACTAATCTAAGTGGTTCGCTTATCGCGTTTAACGGTAAAATGCATTAA
- a CDS encoding nuclear transport factor 2 family protein produces the protein MKEIAMKAQDAFFKDFDASAMKQYFREDYIQHNPHVPTGLAPALGFLPVLKDAELTYKTHRLLEDGDFIIMHNTYDNAESFGAKEVVTFDVWRMQDGQVAEHWDAVAPVVKDTASGRSQVDGPTLVTDVDKTASNKQLVANFMDDILLGKAPEKITNYISTIQYDQHNAMVKDGLDGLTDALTYLASQDNMFEYHQVHRILGEGNFVLAQSEGRWNGKAQAFYDLFRIQDGKIVEHWDVIQEIPDDMAHDNGMF, from the coding sequence ATGAAAGAAATAGCAATGAAAGCCCAAGATGCATTTTTCAAAGACTTCGATGCTTCAGCAATGAAACAATATTTTCGCGAAGACTACATTCAGCATAACCCTCACGTACCAACAGGTTTAGCGCCTGCTCTTGGTTTTCTACCTGTGTTAAAAGACGCGGAATTGACTTATAAGACCCATCGATTATTAGAAGATGGTGATTTTATTATCATGCATAATACCTACGATAATGCGGAGTCATTTGGCGCTAAAGAAGTGGTTACATTTGATGTATGGCGTATGCAAGACGGTCAAGTAGCCGAGCATTGGGATGCAGTGGCACCAGTCGTCAAAGACACGGCGAGTGGACGCTCTCAGGTTGATGGTCCAACATTGGTGACTGATGTTGATAAAACAGCAAGTAATAAACAGCTAGTCGCTAACTTTATGGATGATATCTTGCTTGGTAAGGCGCCAGAAAAGATCACTAATTACATCAGTACAATACAGTATGATCAACATAATGCCATGGTTAAAGATGGTTTAGATGGCCTGACCGACGCGCTTACTTACCTTGCATCTCAAGACAATATGTTTGAATATCATCAGGTTCACCGTATTTTGGGTGAGGGTAATTTTGTATTAGCGCAAAGTGAAGGCCGCTGGAATGGTAAAGCACAAGCCTTCTACGATCTGTTCCGTATTCAAGACGGTAAGATAGTTGAGCATTGGGATGTGATTCAAGAAATACCTGACGACATGGCGCATGATAATGGCATGTTTTAA
- a CDS encoding LysR family transcriptional regulator, with the protein MISIDDMMVFTKVVETQSFTKAAEQLCIGKARVSQIVTKLEQALNTRLLHRTTRSLSLTDSGEHYYKKCQMIQELATQANNNAQKLNSEPSGLIRISMPFGSPAYINLLSQFLNKHPKIQLDIMESDSYSNLIESRCDIAIRASSALEDSSLYATKIGQFNDIICASPEYLKRFDALQSTQDLLKLDWVSHEIVHGDKQLVLKSSQGEVIKLSKKPKVQVRTTNSLKEFIKNHIGFGVVPDYAVKHELASGELVRILPTVHNVTIPLYAVYQNKALMPLRTRTLIDFLKREGLHF; encoded by the coding sequence ATGATCTCTATTGATGACATGATGGTATTTACCAAGGTGGTCGAAACACAATCTTTTACCAAAGCCGCCGAACAATTATGCATTGGTAAAGCACGAGTATCTCAGATCGTGACTAAGCTTGAACAAGCATTAAATACACGGTTACTGCATCGTACCACGCGGTCCTTATCTCTCACTGATAGTGGTGAGCACTATTACAAGAAGTGCCAGATGATTCAGGAGTTAGCGACACAAGCCAACAATAACGCGCAAAAACTAAATAGTGAACCAAGTGGCCTAATACGTATTTCAATGCCATTTGGCAGTCCTGCTTATATAAACCTACTAAGTCAGTTTCTCAATAAACACCCAAAAATTCAGCTTGATATTATGGAAAGTGACAGCTATAGCAACTTAATCGAATCGCGTTGTGATATCGCAATCCGGGCTTCATCAGCACTTGAAGATTCCAGCTTATACGCCACCAAAATAGGTCAGTTTAACGACATTATTTGCGCTTCACCCGAGTACTTGAAGCGTTTTGATGCTCTGCAGTCAACCCAAGATTTATTGAAACTCGATTGGGTTAGCCACGAAATCGTACACGGTGATAAACAGTTGGTATTAAAGTCGTCACAAGGCGAAGTGATAAAGCTGAGTAAGAAACCCAAAGTGCAGGTACGGACCACAAACTCACTCAAAGAATTCATTAAGAATCACATTGGATTTGGTGTTGTGCCTGATTACGCGGTGAAACATGAGCTAGCGAGCGGAGAGTTAGTGAGGATCTTACCAACAGTACATAATGTCACGATCCCACTGTATGCTGTTTATCAAAACAAAGCATTGATGCCGTTAAGAACACGCACCTTGATAGATTTTCTCAAACGAGAAGGTTTACACTTTTAA